The Cellulomonas wangleii genome includes a region encoding these proteins:
- a CDS encoding type II toxin-antitoxin system death-on-curing family toxin: MIYLTAEELLVVARRVVGDLVVRDIGLVESAAARPRTQIGGTDAYPDLLAKAAALLHSLTRNHALLDGNKRLALAGTIVFLGVNGTRLVATNDDAYDLIMDVAAGRVDDVESIRERLAHLTEAW, encoded by the coding sequence ATGATCTACCTCACCGCCGAAGAGCTGCTCGTCGTCGCGCGGCGCGTCGTCGGCGATCTGGTCGTGCGTGACATCGGCCTCGTGGAGTCGGCAGCCGCACGACCACGGACTCAGATCGGCGGGACCGACGCCTACCCCGACCTCCTCGCCAAGGCCGCAGCGCTCCTTCATTCACTGACCCGAAACCACGCACTTCTGGACGGGAACAAGAGGCTGGCACTCGCAGGCACGATCGTGTTCCTCGGCGTCAACGGCACACGACTCGTCGCCACGAACGACGACGCCTACGACCTCATCATGGATGTCGCTGCCGGCCGGGTGGACGACGTCGAGAGCATCCGCGAGCGCCTCGCACACCTCACCGAAGCCTGGTGA
- a CDS encoding nucleotidyltransferase family protein, whose protein sequence is MIHVDERQYRALVDLCARFGFARLDVFGSVARGEERADSDIDVLYDLLPGRHVTWEIIDAAEEMSEILGRPVDLVSRRAVHPLLRERIETEARALYAS, encoded by the coding sequence ATGATCCACGTCGACGAGCGCCAGTACCGCGCGCTGGTCGACCTGTGCGCGAGATTCGGGTTCGCCAGGCTCGACGTCTTCGGGTCGGTAGCTCGTGGCGAGGAGCGCGCGGACTCCGACATCGACGTGCTCTACGACCTGCTCCCCGGGCGGCATGTGACCTGGGAGATCATCGATGCCGCGGAGGAGATGTCGGAGATCCTCGGACGTCCGGTGGACCTCGTCTCACGCAGGGCGGTGCACCCGCTGCTGCGTGAGCGAATCGAGACAGAGGCTCGGGCGCTCTATGCGTCCTGA
- a CDS encoding MazG nucleotide pyrophosphohydrolase domain-containing protein — protein sequence MTGDGDDLAALQRRAVAVRELYARAEAARYGRTWTTEEIMLGFVGDVGDLAKLVQGKAGVRPRADLDDALAHELADCLWSVLVLADAYGVDLSAAFSRTMDELTAHLTPDEDRPGS from the coding sequence GTGACCGGCGACGGCGACGACCTCGCCGCGCTGCAGCGGCGCGCCGTCGCGGTGCGTGAGCTCTACGCGCGGGCAGAGGCCGCGCGGTACGGGCGGACGTGGACGACCGAGGAGATCATGCTCGGCTTCGTCGGCGACGTCGGTGACCTGGCCAAGCTCGTGCAGGGCAAGGCGGGCGTACGCCCCCGCGCCGACCTCGACGACGCCCTCGCGCACGAGCTCGCCGACTGCCTGTGGTCGGTCCTCGTGCTCGCCGACGCGTACGGGGTCGACCTGTCCGCGGCGTTCAGCAGGACGATGGACGAGCTGACCGCACACCTCACCCCCGACGAGGACCGCCCCGGCTCCTGA
- a CDS encoding HepT-like ribonuclease domain-containing protein: protein MRPDVLFVAEMIDAATRIVTLSADRDAHAVDQDATVREALLWNFTVLGEAAKQVSQETRERHPDVPWRRAAGLRNRIVHGYWSTDTDVLVSTAHDVIPALLVQLTRVQDSLG, encoded by the coding sequence ATGCGTCCTGACGTGCTGTTCGTCGCCGAGATGATCGACGCCGCGACACGCATCGTCACGTTGAGCGCCGACCGTGACGCGCACGCCGTCGACCAGGACGCGACGGTGCGTGAGGCGCTGCTGTGGAACTTCACCGTCCTCGGAGAGGCGGCGAAGCAGGTCTCCCAGGAGACGCGGGAACGGCATCCAGATGTGCCGTGGCGCCGCGCCGCGGGACTGCGCAACCGGATCGTGCACGGGTACTGGTCGACCGACACCGACGTTCTCGTCTCGACGGCGCATGACGTGATCCCGGCTCTGCTGGTCCAGCTGACCAGGGTCCAGGACTCGCTCGGCTGA
- a CDS encoding Fic family protein codes for MKSFEDLDSLIGSVPFDVVADLRVVDTVRGSAALLPDVLPGLLSSLADRARPASIESSAALDGVVVPRRRAADIVAGEADRLRGREEQTLAGCRDAFDHVAQEDRGPLDVDLVLDVHRLLLAHTPTPGGRLRRVESVVLDRDPRAARVKRFTPVAVADVPHHLDELIARYRGALATDRHHPVLLTGLFVLDLVAIRPFTTANGRLARALTPGLLHDAGYDVARYVSLDAAIARSAEAHAAALLDSTADWQGARHDPWPWLHSLVRALADCSEQLSSLVATARSGRSKQERVRTYVLHHAGRSFRMSDARTALPGVSDQTIRLVLGELRNDGLVEVDGVGRSATWSTVRTR; via the coding sequence GTGAAGTCGTTCGAGGACCTCGACTCCCTGATCGGGTCCGTCCCGTTCGACGTCGTCGCGGACCTCCGCGTCGTGGACACGGTGCGCGGCAGCGCGGCGTTGCTCCCGGACGTCCTGCCCGGCCTCCTGTCGAGCCTGGCCGACCGTGCACGCCCCGCGAGCATCGAGTCGTCGGCAGCCCTCGACGGGGTCGTCGTCCCGCGGCGACGCGCAGCGGACATCGTCGCTGGTGAGGCCGATCGGTTGCGGGGACGCGAGGAGCAGACGCTCGCCGGGTGCCGCGACGCCTTCGATCACGTCGCCCAGGAGGACCGGGGGCCCCTGGACGTCGACCTGGTCCTGGACGTCCACCGGCTGCTGCTCGCACACACCCCGACACCGGGCGGACGGCTCCGGCGGGTCGAGAGCGTCGTCCTGGACCGCGACCCGCGTGCCGCGCGGGTCAAGCGCTTCACACCCGTCGCGGTGGCCGACGTCCCCCACCACCTCGACGAGCTGATCGCGCGCTACCGCGGTGCGCTCGCCACCGACCGCCATCATCCCGTCCTGCTCACCGGCCTGTTCGTGCTCGACCTCGTGGCGATCCGCCCCTTCACCACCGCCAACGGCCGGCTCGCGCGTGCCCTGACGCCGGGCCTGCTGCACGATGCCGGGTACGACGTCGCGCGGTACGTGTCGCTCGACGCGGCCATCGCGCGGTCAGCCGAGGCGCACGCCGCCGCACTGCTCGACTCGACCGCGGACTGGCAGGGCGCCCGGCACGATCCGTGGCCGTGGCTGCACTCCCTGGTCCGGGCACTGGCGGACTGCTCCGAGCAGCTCTCCTCCCTCGTCGCCACGGCACGTAGCGGCCGGAGCAAGCAGGAGCGCGTCCGCACCTACGTGCTGCATCACGCAGGGCGCTCGTTCCGCATGAGCGATGCCCGGACCGCGCTGCCCGGGGTCTCCGACCAGACGATCCGGCTCGTCCTCGGCGAGCTGAGGAACGACGGACTGGTCGAGGTGGACGGTGTGGGCCGCAGCGCGACGTGGAGCACGGTGCGCACGCGGTAG
- a CDS encoding error-prone DNA polymerase, which yields MTERRVRGRGVHEARTDWPPRYAELHAHSAFSFLDGASQPEELAAEAARLGQSALALTDHDGLYGVVRFAQAARAVGLPTVFGAELHLPAPDPRRHPREKRPTPGPPVLDAPTGVPDPRASHLLVLARGPDGYRALSRAIAEGHLRTGRKGAAEYHLEELAQAAAGQWLVLTGCRKGAVRRALAGGDPSGVLGVAPGGLESARRELDRLVALFGRDNVAVETTVHGDAYDTDRADALAALASEANLPLVATGNVHYATERDVDLAQALAAVRARSSLDDLDGWLPGAPVAHLRSATEMLYLHRRHPSAVSTAADLAAECAFDLSLVAPSLPPYPVPDGHTEATWLRELVRRGALELYGPPEAERVPGAYAQLQHELRVIEDLGFCGYFLVVYELVDFCRRNGIMAQGRGSAANSAVCYVLRVTAVDPVKHGLLFERFLAPERDGPPDIDVDIESARREEVIQHVYAMHGRTHAAQVANVISYRPRSAVRDAARALGYDAGQQDAWSSSIERWGSLRGQEKPSPWWHLTRSGPVAPETPGRPTADNHDVVPAHLPPAAADTEDIPEHVIDLAERFLRLPRHLGIHSGGMVMCDRPVIEVCPVEWARMEGRTVLQWDKEDCADAGLVKFDLLGLGMLTALRLAFTEVEKHEGVVLDLHGLPHEDPAVYELLSAADTVGVFQVESRAQMGTLPRLRPQKFYDIVVEVALIRPGPIQGGSVHPYIERAQGRQKVTYLHPSLEKSLSKTLGVPLFQEQLMQMAIDVADFTPAEADQLRRAMGSKRSVERMEAMRARLMDGMAAKGIGPKVREEIFDKLKAFADFGFPESHAYSFAFLVYASSWLKVHHPAAFYAGLLAAQPMGFYSPQSLAADARRHGIDVLRPDVQASDVLAVVERVGPTPPGGEPRLVAQPSGTGPTRPVGVRTGEGSVRSLAVRQGLTQVRTIGEDVARALVDARTARGPFADLHDLVQRVQLTTAQLEALATAGALDSLGVDRRAGLWAAGALAQEGPDTLPGVAVGVKAPTLPGLSDVEVATADVWATGVSVDSYPTQFVREGLDEAGVLRVEQAFRTEEGRRIAVAGVVTHRQRPGTAGGVTFLSLEDETGLLNIVCSAGLWQRFRRTARTAKAMVVRGRLEKADGATNLVAEHLSPLSLKVRSRSRDFQ from the coding sequence ATGACTGAGCGCCGCGTCCGGGGGCGGGGCGTGCACGAGGCCCGCACGGACTGGCCCCCGCGGTACGCCGAGCTGCACGCGCACTCCGCCTTCAGCTTCCTCGACGGTGCCAGCCAGCCCGAGGAGCTCGCCGCCGAGGCCGCCCGGCTGGGGCAGAGCGCCTTGGCGCTGACCGACCACGACGGCCTGTACGGCGTCGTGCGGTTCGCGCAGGCGGCGCGAGCCGTCGGGCTGCCCACGGTGTTCGGCGCCGAGCTGCACCTTCCCGCGCCCGATCCCCGCCGGCACCCGCGCGAGAAGCGCCCCACGCCGGGGCCGCCGGTGCTCGACGCGCCGACCGGCGTCCCCGACCCCCGTGCGAGCCACCTGCTGGTGCTCGCGCGCGGGCCCGACGGGTACCGGGCGCTGTCGCGCGCGATCGCCGAGGGGCACCTGCGCACCGGCCGCAAGGGCGCCGCGGAGTACCACCTGGAGGAGCTGGCGCAGGCGGCTGCCGGGCAGTGGCTCGTGCTGACCGGGTGCCGCAAGGGCGCGGTGCGGCGCGCGCTCGCGGGCGGTGACCCGTCGGGCGTGCTCGGGGTGGCTCCCGGCGGGCTGGAGTCCGCGCGCCGCGAGCTCGACCGGCTCGTCGCGCTGTTCGGGCGCGACAACGTGGCCGTCGAGACCACGGTGCACGGTGACGCGTACGACACCGACCGCGCGGACGCGCTCGCCGCCCTGGCGAGCGAGGCGAACCTGCCGCTGGTCGCGACCGGCAACGTCCACTACGCCACCGAGCGCGACGTGGACCTGGCGCAGGCGCTGGCGGCCGTGCGTGCGCGGTCCTCCCTCGACGACCTCGACGGGTGGCTGCCCGGCGCTCCCGTCGCCCACCTGCGGTCGGCGACCGAGATGCTCTACCTGCACCGCCGGCACCCCAGCGCCGTGAGCACGGCCGCGGATCTGGCCGCCGAGTGCGCGTTCGACCTGTCGCTCGTCGCCCCGAGCCTGCCGCCGTACCCCGTGCCGGACGGGCACACCGAGGCGACGTGGCTGCGCGAGCTCGTGCGCCGCGGCGCGCTCGAGCTGTACGGGCCGCCGGAGGCTGAGCGCGTGCCCGGTGCGTACGCGCAGCTGCAGCACGAGCTGCGCGTCATCGAGGACCTCGGGTTCTGCGGCTACTTCCTCGTGGTCTACGAGCTGGTCGACTTCTGCCGTCGCAACGGGATCATGGCGCAGGGGCGCGGCTCGGCGGCCAACTCCGCGGTCTGCTACGTGCTGCGCGTCACCGCGGTCGACCCCGTGAAGCACGGCCTGCTGTTCGAGCGGTTCCTCGCCCCGGAGCGCGACGGCCCGCCGGACATCGACGTCGACATCGAGTCCGCGCGCCGTGAGGAGGTCATCCAGCACGTCTACGCCATGCACGGGCGCACGCACGCCGCGCAGGTCGCCAACGTCATCTCCTACCGGCCGCGCTCGGCGGTGCGCGACGCTGCCCGGGCGCTGGGGTACGACGCGGGGCAGCAGGACGCGTGGAGCTCGTCGATCGAGCGGTGGGGGAGCCTGCGCGGGCAGGAGAAGCCCAGCCCGTGGTGGCACCTGACGCGCTCCGGGCCGGTGGCGCCGGAGACGCCGGGGCGTCCGACCGCTGACAACCACGACGTCGTCCCGGCGCACCTGCCGCCGGCCGCGGCGGACACCGAGGACATCCCCGAGCACGTCATCGACCTGGCCGAGCGGTTCCTGCGGCTGCCGCGGCACCTGGGCATCCACTCCGGCGGCATGGTGATGTGCGACCGGCCGGTCATCGAGGTGTGCCCGGTGGAGTGGGCGCGCATGGAGGGCCGCACGGTCCTGCAGTGGGACAAAGAGGACTGCGCCGACGCCGGCCTGGTGAAGTTCGACCTGCTGGGCCTGGGCATGCTCACCGCGCTGCGGCTGGCGTTCACCGAGGTCGAGAAGCACGAGGGCGTCGTGCTCGACCTGCACGGGCTGCCGCACGAGGACCCGGCGGTGTACGAGCTGCTGTCCGCCGCCGACACCGTGGGCGTGTTCCAGGTGGAGTCCCGTGCGCAGATGGGGACGCTGCCGCGGCTGCGGCCGCAGAAGTTCTACGACATCGTGGTGGAGGTCGCGCTCATCCGGCCCGGGCCGATCCAGGGCGGGTCGGTGCACCCGTACATCGAGCGCGCCCAGGGCCGGCAGAAGGTCACGTACCTGCACCCGTCGCTGGAGAAGTCGCTGAGCAAGACCCTCGGTGTGCCGCTGTTCCAGGAGCAGCTCATGCAGATGGCCATCGACGTCGCGGACTTCACGCCCGCCGAGGCCGACCAGCTGCGCCGCGCCATGGGGTCGAAGCGGTCCGTCGAGCGCATGGAGGCGATGCGGGCGCGGCTCATGGACGGCATGGCGGCCAAGGGCATCGGGCCGAAGGTGCGCGAGGAGATCTTCGACAAGCTCAAGGCGTTCGCGGACTTCGGGTTCCCCGAGTCGCACGCGTACTCGTTCGCGTTCCTCGTGTACGCGAGCTCGTGGCTCAAGGTGCACCACCCGGCCGCGTTCTACGCCGGCCTGCTCGCGGCGCAGCCCATGGGCTTCTACTCGCCGCAGTCGCTCGCTGCCGACGCGCGACGGCACGGCATCGACGTGCTGCGTCCGGACGTGCAGGCGTCCGACGTGCTGGCGGTCGTCGAGCGGGTGGGCCCGACACCGCCCGGCGGTGAGCCGCGCCTGGTGGCGCAGCCCAGCGGCACCGGTCCGACCCGGCCCGTGGGGGTGCGCACGGGCGAGGGGTCGGTGCGCTCGCTGGCGGTGCGGCAGGGGCTGACGCAGGTGCGGACCATCGGCGAGGACGTCGCGCGTGCCCTCGTCGACGCGCGCACCGCGCGCGGCCCGTTCGCCGACCTGCACGACCTGGTGCAGCGTGTGCAGCTCACCACCGCGCAGCTCGAGGCGCTCGCGACGGCCGGTGCGCTGGACTCCCTCGGGGTGGACCGGCGGGCGGGGCTGTGGGCAGCGGGTGCGCTCGCGCAGGAGGGACCGGACACGCTGCCCGGGGTGGCCGTCGGTGTGAAGGCCCCGACGCTGCCGGGGCTGTCGGACGTCGAGGTCGCGACCGCCGACGTGTGGGCGACGGGGGTGTCGGTCGACTCCTACCCGACGCAGTTCGTCCGCGAGGGTCTGGACGAGGCCGGTGTGCTGCGCGTCGAGCAGGCGTTCCGCACCGAGGAGGGCCGCCGCATCGCCGTCGCCGGCGTCGTCACGCACCGCCAACGCCCGGGCACAGCCGGGGGAGTGACCTTCCTGTCCCTGGAGGACGAGACCGGGCTGCTCAACATCGTGTGCTCCGCCGGGCTGTGGCAGAGGTTCCGGCGGACGGCCCGGACGGCGAAGGCGATGGTCGTGCGGGGGCGGCTGGAGAAGGCGGACGGGGCGACCAACCTCGTCGCGGAGCACCTCAGTCCGTTGTCGTTGAAGGTGCGGAGCAGGTCGCGGGACTTCCAGTAG
- a CDS encoding GNAT family N-acetyltransferase encodes MLVLPTPAPTFGGVRLRAFGPRDVGMVQDLSTDPYTPLTGTLVADATAAQAQEWIDRQHERLVTGAGYSFCVADAADDRALGQVGLWLADIEHGRATAGYGVAPTERGRGVAARALTAVTAFAWTIPELHRIELLIEPWNVASTRTAENAGYEREGLLRSRQVIGGRRVDMLLYSAIRPSIATMRMLRARQQQGRPAPDTLARKHRP; translated from the coding sequence ATGCTCGTGCTGCCGACGCCCGCCCCGACGTTCGGTGGCGTCCGCCTGCGGGCGTTCGGACCCCGCGACGTCGGGATGGTCCAGGACCTCTCCACGGACCCGTACACGCCCCTGACCGGCACGCTGGTGGCCGATGCCACGGCCGCGCAGGCCCAGGAGTGGATCGACCGGCAGCACGAACGCCTGGTCACGGGTGCCGGGTACTCGTTCTGCGTCGCCGACGCCGCCGACGACCGCGCCCTCGGGCAGGTCGGGCTGTGGCTCGCCGACATCGAGCACGGGCGCGCGACCGCCGGGTACGGCGTCGCACCGACCGAACGCGGCCGAGGCGTCGCGGCGCGTGCTCTGACGGCGGTCACCGCGTTCGCGTGGACCATCCCCGAGCTGCACCGCATCGAGCTCCTCATCGAGCCGTGGAACGTGGCGTCCACCCGCACCGCCGAGAACGCCGGCTACGAACGCGAAGGGCTGCTGCGCAGCCGGCAGGTGATCGGCGGGCGACGGGTGGACATGCTGCTGTACTCCGCGATCCGACCATCGATCGCCACCATGCGGATGCTGCGTGCGCGTCAGCAGCAGGGTCGCCCGGCTCCGGACACACTCGCCCGCAAGCACCGACCGTGA
- a CDS encoding ATP-binding protein yields the protein MTMVDSLFGLIPAASTGQQWVALDLQLVNWGGYDGHHRVRLASTATLLSGGSGSGKSTLMDAYIALLMPHTTPFNGASNGGVVGRPRGKDQRNILSYARGKLDESRTEEGTRQRVLRGDGKDTWSAIAMTWADQSGTRFTAVRGWYVPSSARTLEDVAAVRATCETEFDLRALEQAAAQRLTRSAVAAAGLTCFDTDREFTARLHSTLGIGAAGDGGKAVALLGRIQAGQQITTVDALYKAMVLEEPDTFATADAVVEQFDKLTGTREQMITARQQVKALEPIREHRAAIEQAAARLRVVDAVGGFDDGTSPAALWRHERRLGLLRDVETDLQGRHREAQRLAAETSARIAAARTELDGVKQTLWASGGDRLATAQRELRGVATRLDEVTRARARLEEVLTSTLGTSVTTLEEFTDLVARARHALADSDAKAGARQALFDAMSERKEASADLAVLRRDHDDARHRHDNIPGDLHATRAALAQAAGLAPEDLPFVAELVEVRTEHEPWRDAFNLALGGFATLLLIDIAHLQAFRRAIDTVRTGRRIRFEGVPTDLRDDVGMDGRTLPGRLDYRQSPFTGWLKGELASRFAYVCVDTPGELAQHEKALTRGGQVSEGRRGAHGGQGARNVLGFTNTRRLSDLERQVEAAEARLTSAEARVEEAEAAWDRHDATLRAYTAVVELTWDQVDVAGVEAERDRWQFVVDEVTSGNPDVVRLQQRAVELEVLIQDLTEQLGRTKGAAGDLGERWSATTDAVDVAQGALDAAHDAGTQLDPEQRAYLEHVLGGTAADLPSGTAADLPGGTAADLPGDDARTDPSAALDAFDAVVSRAADLLRADRQAAQQTVATARDALRRTFETFVERWPDPNLGTDPDASYGDYDRILTELQAQGLHELEAEWRKSLLRLSGNDLADLHSALSRSVREIKERIRPVNDILADLPFADDDHRLRIDARDTQSTVVARFRKELRDLREVLSTEATDAERERRYHRMAKVIDRIRRTSPDFADLVDVRRHVRLSAEKVDLDGNHVALYDHIGEKSGGESQELVAFIVGAALRYQLGDAGAARPRYAPVFLDEALIKADARFTGRAIGAWRGLGFQLIIGAPNDKFSALEPHVDLKYVVLKDATGRSRTKPVAGLPADGPAE from the coding sequence GTGACGATGGTCGACTCGCTGTTCGGGCTGATCCCCGCGGCGTCGACGGGTCAGCAGTGGGTGGCGCTGGACCTGCAGCTGGTCAACTGGGGCGGCTACGACGGGCACCACCGGGTGCGCCTGGCGTCAACCGCGACGCTGCTGTCCGGCGGGTCGGGGTCCGGCAAGTCCACGCTGATGGACGCGTACATCGCGCTGCTCATGCCGCACACCACGCCCTTCAACGGCGCGTCCAACGGCGGGGTCGTGGGCCGTCCGCGCGGCAAGGACCAGCGCAACATCCTGTCCTACGCGCGCGGCAAGCTCGACGAGTCCCGCACCGAGGAGGGCACCCGCCAGCGGGTGCTGCGCGGCGACGGCAAGGACACGTGGTCGGCGATCGCGATGACGTGGGCCGACCAGTCGGGCACCCGCTTCACCGCGGTGCGCGGGTGGTACGTGCCGTCGTCGGCGCGCACGCTCGAGGACGTCGCGGCCGTGCGGGCGACGTGCGAGACGGAGTTCGACCTGCGGGCGCTCGAGCAGGCAGCGGCACAGCGCCTGACGCGCTCCGCGGTGGCCGCCGCGGGCCTCACCTGCTTCGACACCGACCGCGAGTTCACCGCGCGGCTGCACTCGACGCTCGGCATCGGCGCCGCGGGCGACGGCGGCAAGGCCGTGGCCCTGCTGGGGCGCATCCAGGCCGGGCAGCAGATCACCACCGTCGACGCGCTGTACAAGGCGATGGTGCTCGAGGAGCCCGACACGTTCGCCACGGCCGACGCGGTCGTCGAGCAGTTCGACAAGCTCACGGGCACGCGCGAGCAGATGATCACGGCGCGGCAGCAGGTCAAGGCGCTCGAGCCGATCCGGGAGCACCGTGCGGCGATCGAGCAGGCCGCGGCCCGGCTGCGCGTCGTCGACGCCGTCGGCGGGTTCGACGACGGCACCTCACCGGCCGCGCTGTGGCGCCACGAGCGGCGTCTGGGACTGCTGCGGGACGTCGAGACGGACCTGCAGGGCCGGCACCGCGAGGCCCAGCGCCTGGCCGCGGAGACCTCCGCCCGCATCGCCGCCGCCCGCACGGAGCTCGACGGCGTCAAGCAGACGCTGTGGGCGTCCGGGGGCGACCGGCTCGCCACCGCGCAGCGGGAGCTGCGCGGTGTCGCGACCCGGCTGGACGAGGTCACCCGGGCTCGCGCCCGGCTCGAGGAGGTCCTCACCTCGACGCTCGGCACGTCGGTCACGACGCTCGAGGAGTTCACCGACCTCGTCGCCCGTGCGCGGCACGCGCTCGCCGACTCCGACGCCAAGGCCGGCGCCCGGCAGGCGCTGTTCGACGCGATGTCCGAGCGCAAGGAGGCGTCGGCCGACCTGGCCGTCCTGCGCCGTGACCACGACGACGCGCGGCACCGCCACGACAACATCCCGGGCGACCTGCACGCGACGCGCGCGGCACTGGCTCAGGCAGCGGGCCTCGCACCCGAGGACCTGCCGTTCGTCGCCGAGCTGGTCGAGGTCCGCACCGAGCACGAGCCGTGGCGTGACGCGTTCAACCTCGCGCTCGGCGGGTTCGCGACGCTCCTGCTGATCGACATCGCCCACCTGCAGGCGTTCCGGCGTGCCATCGACACGGTCCGCACGGGCCGGCGCATCCGCTTCGAGGGCGTCCCCACGGACCTGCGCGACGACGTCGGCATGGACGGCCGCACGCTGCCCGGCCGGCTGGACTACCGGCAGAGCCCGTTCACGGGCTGGCTGAAGGGTGAGCTCGCGTCACGGTTCGCGTACGTCTGCGTGGACACCCCCGGGGAGCTCGCGCAGCACGAGAAGGCGCTGACGCGCGGCGGCCAGGTCTCCGAGGGGCGTCGCGGCGCGCACGGCGGGCAGGGCGCCCGCAACGTGCTCGGCTTCACGAACACGCGCCGCCTGAGCGACCTGGAGCGGCAGGTCGAGGCCGCCGAGGCGCGGCTCACGTCCGCGGAGGCCCGCGTCGAGGAGGCGGAGGCCGCCTGGGACCGGCACGACGCGACGCTGCGCGCGTACACCGCCGTGGTCGAGCTCACGTGGGACCAGGTCGACGTCGCGGGCGTCGAGGCCGAGCGCGACCGCTGGCAGTTCGTCGTCGACGAGGTCACGTCCGGCAACCCCGACGTGGTGCGCCTGCAGCAACGGGCCGTCGAGCTCGAGGTGCTCATCCAGGACCTCACCGAGCAGCTCGGGCGCACCAAGGGCGCCGCGGGCGACCTCGGGGAACGCTGGTCGGCGACGACCGACGCGGTCGACGTCGCCCAGGGCGCGCTGGACGCCGCGCACGACGCGGGGACCCAGCTCGACCCGGAGCAGCGGGCGTACCTCGAGCACGTGCTGGGCGGCACCGCCGCGGACCTGCCGAGCGGCACCGCCGCGGACCTGCCGGGCGGCACCGCCGCGGACCTGCCGGGCGACGACGCGCGCACCGACCCGTCGGCAGCGCTCGACGCGTTCGACGCCGTCGTGTCGCGCGCCGCCGACCTGCTGCGCGCCGACCGGCAGGCCGCGCAGCAGACCGTCGCCACCGCGCGCGACGCCCTGCGCCGCACGTTCGAGACGTTCGTCGAGCGCTGGCCCGACCCGAACCTCGGCACCGACCCCGACGCCTCGTACGGCGACTACGACCGGATCCTCACCGAGCTGCAGGCCCAGGGCCTGCACGAGCTCGAGGCCGAGTGGCGCAAGAGCCTGCTGCGGCTGTCCGGCAACGACCTGGCCGACCTGCACAGCGCGCTGTCGCGCTCGGTGCGCGAGATCAAGGAGCGCATCCGCCCGGTCAACGACATCCTCGCGGACCTGCCGTTCGCGGACGACGACCACCGCCTGCGCATCGACGCCCGCGACACCCAGTCGACCGTCGTCGCCCGGTTCCGCAAGGAGCTGCGCGACCTGCGCGAGGTGCTCTCGACCGAGGCGACGGACGCCGAGCGCGAGCGCCGGTACCACCGGATGGCGAAGGTCATCGACCGCATCCGGCGCACCTCCCCCGACTTCGCCGACCTCGTGGACGTGCGCCGGCACGTGCGGCTGTCGGCCGAGAAGGTCGACCTCGACGGGAACCACGTCGCGCTGTACGACCACATCGGCGAGAAGTCCGGCGGGGAGTCGCAGGAGCTCGTGGCGTTCATCGTCGGCGCGGCGCTGCGCTACCAGCTCGGCGACGCGGGTGCCGCGCGCCCCCGGTACGCGCCGGTGTTCCTCGACGAGGCCCTCATCAAGGCCGACGCCCGGTTCACCGGACGCGCCATCGGCGCGTGGCGCGGGCTGGGCTTCCAGCTGATCATCGGCGCGCCGAACGACAAGTTCAGCGCGCTGGAGCCGCACGTGGACCTCAAGTACGTCGTGCTCAAGGACGCCACGGGCCGGTCGCGGACCAAGCCGGTGGCAGGGCTCCCGGCGGACGGGCCGGCCGAGTGA